Below is a genomic region from Ketogulonicigenium vulgare WSH-001.
CCAGTTCGGCGATCTCTTGTTGGGTCGGCCAGATGTCTTTCAGATAGACATCCTCGCCCGCCGGCGTCTGGCCCAAAGGCTCGCGCGAGAGGTCGATATTCAGATCGCCCGCGATGGCATAGGCCACAACCAAGGGCGGCGAGGCAAGGAAGTTCGCGCGCACATCGGGGCTGATGCGGCCTTCAAAGTTGCGGTTACCCGACAGAACAGCCGTCGCGACCAGATCGTTTTCGTTGATCGCCTTGGAAATCGCGGGATCGCCCAAGGGGCCGGTGTTCCCAATACAGGTCGTGCAGCCGTAACCCACAAGGTTAAACCCGATGGCGTCCAAATCCTCTTGCAGACCCGCGGCTTGCAGATATTCGCCCACGACTTGGCTACCCGGTGCCAGCGAGGTTTTCACCCAAGGCTTGCGGTTCAGACCCAGTGCGCGTGCCTTGCGCGCCACCAGACCCGCACCGATCATCACATAGGGGTTCGACGTATTGGTGCAGCTTGTGATCGCCGCGATCACCACCGAGCCGTCGCGGATGGTGTAATCCTTGCCCTCGACCGCGACGGTTTTACGCGCATCCACGGGCGCGGCGACAATGCCGCCACCCTCGGATGTCATATCCTTGGCGTCATCGGTGATGTCGATGCCGCGATAATCCGCGACGACCTTGTAAAAGGCCGAGGCGCTATCGGTCAGCGGCAGGTAATCTTGCGGGCGTTTCGGGCCCGAGATGGCGGGAACAATCTCGCCCATGTCGAGATGCAGGGTCGAGGTATAGATCGGGTCATAACCCGCGTCGCGCCACATGCCGTTCGCCTTGGCATAGGCCTCGACCAGCGCAATGCGATCCTCGTCGCGGCCGGTATTGCGCAGATAGCGCAGGGTCTCGCCGTCAATGGGGAAGAAACCGCAGGTCGCGCCATATTCGGGCGCCATATTCGCGATGGTCGCGCGATCGGCCAAGGGCAGGTGATCCAGACCCTCGCCGTAGAATTCGACGAATTTGCCGACCACGCCGTGTTTGCGCAGCATCTGCACAACCTTCAGCACAAGGTCGGTCGCCGTGGTGCCTTCCAGCATTCTGCCGGTCAGCTTAAAGCCCACAACTTCGGGGATCAGCATGGACACGGGCTGGCCCAGCATCGCGGCCTCGGCCTCGATCCCGCCCACGCCCCAGCCCAGAACGGCAAGGCCGTTCACCATGGTGGTGTGCGAATCGGTGCCGACCAGCGTATCGGGATAGGCGACCAGCTCGCCATTTTGGTCGGTATCGATCCAAACGGTCTGCGCCAGATATTCCAGGTTCACCTGATGGCAAATGCCGGTGCCGGGCGGCACGACGCGGAAATTGCGGAAGGCGTTCTGGCCCCATTTCAGGAACTGATACCGCTCCATATTGCGTTCATATTCCAGGTCCACGTTGCGCTGGAAGGCGCGCGGATTGCCGAAATCGTCGATCATGACCGAGTGGTCGATGACCAGATCCACCGGGTTCAGCGGGTTGATCTTTTGCGCATCGCCGCCAAGGCCTAAGATACCGTCGCGCATCGCAGCGAGGTCAACCACGGCGGGCACGCCGGTGAAATCCTGCATCAGCACGCGGGCAGGGCGATAGTTGATCTCGCGCGGGTTCTGGCCGCCGTTCTTGGCCCATTCGGCAAAGGCCGCGATCTCGTCCACAGCCACGGAAAAACCATTGTCTTCAAAGCGCAGCAGGTTTTCCAGCACCACTTTCAGCGCGGCGGGCAGGCGCGAGAAATCGCCAAGGCCGGCGTCTTGCGCGGCGGCGATCGAATAATAGGAAAGGCTCTGCGCCCCAACAGTCAGCTTGCGCCGACTTTTGGCGGTATCGAGGCCAACGGTAATGGGCATAGCAGTCCCTTTCTGGCTATCTAGCTAGGTCTATGATGGTGTGCCAAAGCCGGGCCCGGTAATCAACAAAGACCTGCACTGTGGCGATATTTCCTTCGTATACATTTGTATGCAGAGCGAGGGAAGAGCCCTTAGATGAAATATTTACGCCACAGGTGATCAAGTTTTGCGCGCGAAAGGGTGATCCCTTGCGTCACTTCGGTCGCGCGGGGTTGATTGGAAAAGCGCGCTCGGATGATCTAGCACAGCATAAGGGCAACAAAGGGTGAGCCGGTAATGAAATTCGCGCTGGGATGGGTCGCTGCAATCGCCGTAACGGCAGGTGCAGCCGCAGCTGAGGAACGCTCGCCCGTCGTGGTCGAACTTTACACCGCCCAAGGCTGCGCCGCCTGTCCGCCCGCCGATGTGGTGCTGTCCAAGCTGCGCGATATTCCGGGGGTGATCCCGCTGGCGCTGCATGTGGATTATTGGGATTATATCGGCTGGATCGACGCTTTTGGCCAGGCCGCCTTTACCCAGCGCCAAAATGCCTATGCCGATATCCGCAACGAGCGTTACATCTATACGCCGCAAATGGTGATCGATGGCACACGTTCGGTGCTGGGCGGCGATGGTATGGCGGTGATGGATGCGATTTCGGCCGCCAAGGACGCACCGCGCCCCGTCGCTCTGCGGGTCGAGCGTGACGGCAATGCGCTGCATATCATTGCCGAGACAGCGATCGCTCGCCCGATGATCGTGCAGCTTGTGCGTTATATGCCCGAGGAAGAGGTGCAGATCGAAGGCGGCGAGAATGCCGGCCAGACCCTGACCTATGTGAATATCGTCACCCAGCTCGAGCAGATCGGCGCATGGGACGGCAGCGCCGCCCTCGATCTGTCGCAAAATATCGAGGGCGATCAGCCAGCGGTGATTCTGGTGCAAGAAGCAGGGCCGGGCCGTATTTTGGCCGCCGCTACAGCCCCTTAAAGTCGCGCGCCTTAACGAAAATGCTTAGATAGCTTCAGCCCTTGGCCTTGGTAGTTCGAGGCAATCCCCGCGCCGTATAGCTGCTGCGGGGCGGCGTCCATGCGCTCGTACACCAGCCGCCCGACGATCTGGCCATGTTCCAGCACGAAGGGCGATTCGTGGCAGCGCACCTCGAGGACGCCGCGCGATCCTGCGCCGCCCGCTGCGGCATAGCCAAAGCCGGGATCGAAAAAGCCCGCGTAATGCACGCGGAACTCGCCCACCATCGCCAGATAGGGCGACATTTCGGCGGCGTAATCGGGCGGGATGCAGACAGATTCGCGGCTGACCAGAATATAAAAGGCGCCGGGGTCGAGGATGATCTGCCCCTGCTTGCTGTGGATTTCTTCCCAGTAATCAGCGGGGTCGTAATGGCCGATCAGATCAAGGTCGATGACGCCGGTATGGGGTTTCGCGCGATAGCCGACCAATGTGCCGCGGGCAGGCGACAGATCGACCGAAAACGCCAGCCCGTCCGAGATCACCGGCGTGCCATCGACCAGCGGGATGCGCCTGTGCAGCGCGCGCAGCGCATCATCATCCAGCGCCGCACCACCCCGGCGAAACCGGATCTGATTAAGCCGCATCCCCGCGCGCACCAGCACGGAAAAAGAGCGCGGGCAAATCTCGGCATAGAGAGGCCCGCTATAGCCCGCAGGCACGCGATCGAATTCCGCGCCGCCGTCCGTAATCGTGCGCGTCAGCAAATCCAGCCGCCCGGTCGAGCTTTTCGCATTCGCCACCGCCGAGACATCGGCGGGCAGGGCCAGCTCTTCCATCAGCGGCACGACATAGACGCAGCCCTTTTCCAGCACGGCGCCCTCGGTCAGGTCGACACGGTGCATCTCGAACGCCGCCAGCCGATCCGCAACAGAGCGGCCCGTGCCCGCAAGGAACGAGGCCCGCACCCGATAGGCCACTGTGCCAAGGCGCAGATCAAGGCTGGCGGGCTGCAATTGTCCCGGTGCCAGCGGACGTTCGGGGCGAATATGCGCCGCATCGATCATGGCCTGAATTTGGGTGTGAGGCAGAACGCCGGTCATGATCCCTCGCGTATTGATCTGTGGTCAGCGGATATGAAAAAGCCTGCCAAGGCAATGACCTTAGCAGGCTTTTTGATGGTCGGGCTAGCAGGACTTGAACCTGCGACCTTCCGCCCCCCAGACGGACGCGCTACCAGGCTGCGCTATAGCCCGACTGAGGGCCTTATCAGTGGTTTTGCGCGTAAGTTCAAGGGGGTTTTTACCTTACCTTGCGGCGGCTTGGCTTGACGCAGCGCAAAGACCGCGCGGCAAGGATCGCGGCGTATCAGGCGGCGCGCAACATCCGCGCGCGCAGCTCCTCAAGACGCGAGAGCGCCTTGCGCAGCGCGCCCAGCGTCTCGGGCGTGGCTGTAACGTGATTTGCAACCCATAGCAGGCTGGGGCGCGCCTCTGGCGTGGGGGCGGCGGCGATGGCGGTGACGACGGGGCTGGGCTTGCGCGGGGCGGGCACAGCGCGCGGCGCGAAGCTGGGCGGTTGCGGCCCCAAGGACGCAACATAGCGCACACCCTGTTCGCGAATCAATTTCTGCGCGCCCTTGATCGTCAGACCTTGGTCGCGCAGCAGAACCTTGATGCCGCCGATCAGCGCCATATCCTCGGGGCGGTAATAGCGGCGGCTGCCAGCCCCTTTAACGGGGTGGATCTGGGGGAACTTCGTCTCCCAAAAGCGCAGCACATGGGTTGGCAGCTCTAGCCAGTCCGCAACCTCTGAAATGGTGCGAAAGGCGCTGTCTGCCTTGGTACTGGCCATCAGCTATCGCCGTGGGCGACGCGTTCCTTCATCAGATGCGACGAACGGAACGTCAGCACGCGGCGCGGATTAATCGGCACTTCGATCCCGGTTTTGGGATTGCGGCCGACACGGGCCGATTTCTCGCGCACCGAAAACGTCCCGAACGAGGAAATCTTCACGCTTTCGCCCGCCACCAGCGCATCCGAGATATGCTGCAAAACGGTTTCGACCAGCGTGGCACTATCATTGCGCGACAGGCCCACTTTGTTGTGGACGGCTTCGGCAAGATCCATTCGCGTCAGAGTTTTTTCAGACATGGTCATCTCCTGCTGTCAGGTTGAGACTAGGACAGATGTATTTTTCAAGTCAATAAGGGGTTTGCGGGAAATCCGCTCTACCAGCGGATCGCCGCGGCCCCCCAGGCCAAACCGCCGCCGATTGCCTCGACAACAATCAGATTGCCCGGCTGCAGGCGACCATCGGCGGCGCCCACCGACAAGGCCAGCGGGATCGAGGCGGCCGAGGTGTTGCCGTGGTCTTGTACGGTGACGATCACCTTCTCCATCGGCACATCCAGCTTTTTGGCGGTGGCCTGAATGATGCGGATATTGGCCTGATGCGGTACAACCCAGTCGATATCGGCTTCCTCGAGGCCCGCCTTTTCAACGGCGGTGCGCGCCGTCTGCGCCAGTTTCTCGACAGCGTGGCGGAACACCTCGCGGCCCTCCATCTTCAGATGGCCGGTCACACCCGTTGCGGTGCCGCCGTCGACATACAGCAGGTCGCGATAGCTGCCATCCGAATGCAGGTCGGTCGCCAGAATGCCGCGATCGCGGCTGTCGCCGGTGCCGTCCGCACCCTCTAGCACCAGCGCGCCTGCGCCATCGCCAAACAGGACGCAGGTGGCGCGGTCGCTCCAATCCAAGAGGCGGGTAAAGGTCTCGGCGCCGATGACCAGCACGCGATTGGCCTGACCCGAGATGATCAGCGCATTCGCGTTCGCCAGCGCATAGACAAAGCCCGCGCAAACCGCCTGCACGTCAAAGGCAAAGCCCGTGGTCATGCCAAGGCGCTGCTGCACCATCGTCGCACTCGAGGGGAAGGTCAGATCGGGCGTGGCGGTCGCGACGATAATCGCGTCGATATCACCAGCTTCCAGCCCGGCATTTGCCAGCGCGGCGCGGGCGGCATGGGCGGCCATATCGGCGGTGCCTTCGCCCTCTGCCGCGAAATGGCGGCGCTCGATCCCTGAACGGGTGCGGATCCATTCATCCGTCGTGTCGACAAGTGTCTCGAGTTCGACATTGGGCACGACACGTGCGGGCAGATAGTGACCCACACCTTTGACAACAGCGCGTCGCGTCATTGCAATGGCTCCGTTCTTGTAACGTGCCGCGGGCTGCGCGCCTGCGGCGATATGCGATTAATCCGTCGCAGTTGCGGGTTCGGCGCTGTCCAGACCTGCCGTAAAGCTGGCGCTGGTTGCCAAACGTGCCGCAACGCGATCCGTAAAGTTCATCTTGGCCAGATCATAGGCCTGCGAGATCGCGGCTGCAAAGCTGGTCGCATCGGACGAGCCGTGGCTTTTCACCACAGTGCCATTCAGACCCAGAAACACGCCGCCATTCACGCGGCGGGGGTCCATCTGATGGCGGAATTTCTTCAGCGCGCCGTAAGCCAGAATCGCTGCGAGTTTCGACAAGATATTGGTGCCAAACATATCGCGCAGCATCTTTGCTACAAGGCGTGCGGTGCCTTCGCCGGTTTTCAGCGCGACATTGCCGGTAAAGCCATCGGTGACGATCACATCGACGGTGCTCATCGGAATATCGCCGCCTTCGACAAAGCCGACATAATCAAAGCCGCCAGCCTCTTGGGCGGCGGTCAGCAGATCATGCGCCTCGCGCAGCTCGGCGCGGCCCTTGTGTTCTTCGGTGCCGACATTCAGCAGGCCGACACGGGGCATGGTCAGGCCCAGCCCGTTGCGCGCATAGGAGGCGCCCATGAACGCGTAATTCAGCAAATCGGGCGCATCGGCCTTTAGATCAGCCCCGGCATCCAGCAGGATATTGAACCCCGACGGGTTCAGCGAGGGCCACATACAGGCGATGGCGGGGCGCTTGACGCCCTCGATCCGGCGCAGGCGCATGGTCGACAGCGCCATCAGTGCGCCGGTATTGCCGCAAGAAATGCAGGCTGCCGCAGCGCCCTCACGCACCGAATCCAGCGCCGACCACATCGAGGTGTTTTTCCCCGTGCGGATCACTTGCGCCGGCTTATCCGTCATCTGCACGACATCTTGGGCATGGATGATGGTGATACGGTCTTTTGCCGCAAGTCCCGCAACCAGCCCGTTCAGCACATCTTGATTGCCATGCAGCAAAATCTGCGCATCGGGTCGGCTGGCCAGAAACAGATCGAGGCCCGCGACAACAGCCGCAGGCCCCTTGTCGCCGCCCATAGCGTCGACAGAAATCACAATCTGGCTGACCTGCGCAGAAATGCTGCCCTGAGGTTCAATATTCATGGCAGGTCAGTCAGTCACGCAGGCTTATGCTGCGTCTTCGTCGATGTCGACGCCGGTCGAAACCGCAACGACTTCGCGCTGGTCATAGTGACCGCACGACGGGCAAACGTGGTGCGGGCGCTTCAGCTCGCCGCAGTTGCCGCACTCGTTCGGGTTCGCCGCAACGAGGGCATCATGTGCGCGGCGCATGTTGCGGCGCGACTTGGAAATTTTATTCTGTGGGACAGCCATGTCACAAACCCCGGGTTATATCGGGCGTTCAAGGCCCAGTTTCGAAAGGTCGCTTTTGCGATATGGCGCGGTCACTATACCTTTTGACCAGCGCTGTCGAGAAGCGACGTTAATGAAGCCCGCTACATAACCTTCGCGGCGCATTTGGCAAGGGCGAAGTTGCGCCTTTGCCGAATTCTAATGCGAGCCTTCGTCTTTTTTCGTCAGTTTATCACGCAGATCAGCCAAGCCAGCAAAGGGCCGACGCTGCTCGGCGGCCTCTGGCGCGTCATCTGTATCAATATCAACTGGCGCAACGTCAGGCGCGCGGGGATAGGCGGGCAGGGCCAGCGACAGCGCCTCGGCCATCACTTCGGCAAGGTCGAGGGACTTGGGCAATGGCTCGGCCGTATCGTCTTCGGGCATCTCGACTTCGCCGCTCAGATCCTCGGTGAAATCGGCCAGATAGTTGCGGATCACATCTTCGTCGATCCGCGCTGGCACCGGGGCAAAGGTCACAACGCATTCTTGCACGACGCTGGCGCCCAGCTTTGCCTCTAGCCGCCAGTCGTGGCGACCAATGGGCGTCAGCGTACCGGTAAAGCGCAGCTTTTTAAGGGCGATGATGCCCAACGCGCTGCCCAATGCGGTGCGTCCCGCAAGATCGGGTTGCAGATCAAAGTGATGCGCCTTGCGGCCTGACACATCATTCAGCCGCAGAATATGGCGGGGAATTGCCGGTTGGTCGTTCATCTAGCGCTCCGTCAAGG
It encodes:
- a CDS encoding DUF1223 domain-containing protein is translated as MKFALGWVAAIAVTAGAAAAEERSPVVVELYTAQGCAACPPADVVLSKLRDIPGVIPLALHVDYWDYIGWIDAFGQAAFTQRQNAYADIRNERYIYTPQMVIDGTRSVLGGDGMAVMDAISAAKDAPRPVALRVERDGNALHIIAETAIARPMIVQLVRYMPEEEVQIEGGENAGQTLTYVNIVTQLEQIGAWDGSAALDLSQNIEGDQPAVILVQEAGPGRILAAATAP
- the plsX gene encoding phosphate acyltransferase PlsX, which gives rise to MNIEPQGSISAQVSQIVISVDAMGGDKGPAAVVAGLDLFLASRPDAQILLHGNQDVLNGLVAGLAAKDRITIIHAQDVVQMTDKPAQVIRTGKNTSMWSALDSVREGAAAACISCGNTGALMALSTMRLRRIEGVKRPAIACMWPSLNPSGFNILLDAGADLKADAPDLLNYAFMGASYARNGLGLTMPRVGLLNVGTEEHKGRAELREAHDLLTAAQEAGGFDYVGFVEGGDIPMSTVDVIVTDGFTGNVALKTGEGTARLVAKMLRDMFGTNILSKLAAILAYGALKKFRHQMDPRRVNGGVFLGLNGTVVKSHGSSDATSFAAAISQAYDLAKMNFTDRVAARLATSASFTAGLDSAEPATATD
- a CDS encoding YceD family protein produces the protein MNDQPAIPRHILRLNDVSGRKAHHFDLQPDLAGRTALGSALGIIALKKLRFTGTLTPIGRHDWRLEAKLGASVVQECVVTFAPVPARIDEDVIRNYLADFTEDLSGEVEMPEDDTAEPLPKSLDLAEVMAEALSLALPAYPRAPDVAPVDIDTDDAPEAAEQRRPFAGLADLRDKLTKKDEGSH
- a CDS encoding beta-ketoacyl-ACP synthase III: MTRRAVVKGVGHYLPARVVPNVELETLVDTTDEWIRTRSGIERRHFAAEGEGTADMAAHAARAALANAGLEAGDIDAIIVATATPDLTFPSSATMVQQRLGMTTGFAFDVQAVCAGFVYALANANALIISGQANRVLVIGAETFTRLLDWSDRATCVLFGDGAGALVLEGADGTGDSRDRGILATDLHSDGSYRDLLYVDGGTATGVTGHLKMEGREVFRHAVEKLAQTARTAVEKAGLEEADIDWVVPHQANIRIIQATAKKLDVPMEKVIVTVQDHGNTSAASIPLALSVGAADGRLQPGNLIVVEAIGGGLAWGAAAIRW
- the rpmF gene encoding 50S ribosomal protein L32, which produces MAVPQNKISKSRRNMRRAHDALVAANPNECGNCGELKRPHHVCPSCGHYDQREVVAVSTGVDIDEDAA
- a CDS encoding MerR family transcriptional regulator, with the translated sequence MASTKADSAFRTISEVADWLELPTHVLRFWETKFPQIHPVKGAGSRRYYRPEDMALIGGIKVLLRDQGLTIKGAQKLIREQGVRYVASLGPQPPSFAPRAVPAPRKPSPVVTAIAAAPTPEARPSLLWVANHVTATPETLGALRKALSRLEELRARMLRAA
- the acnA gene encoding aconitate hydratase AcnA, producing the protein MPITVGLDTAKSRRKLTVGAQSLSYYSIAAAQDAGLGDFSRLPAALKVVLENLLRFEDNGFSVAVDEIAAFAEWAKNGGQNPREINYRPARVLMQDFTGVPAVVDLAAMRDGILGLGGDAQKINPLNPVDLVIDHSVMIDDFGNPRAFQRNVDLEYERNMERYQFLKWGQNAFRNFRVVPPGTGICHQVNLEYLAQTVWIDTDQNGELVAYPDTLVGTDSHTTMVNGLAVLGWGVGGIEAEAAMLGQPVSMLIPEVVGFKLTGRMLEGTTATDLVLKVVQMLRKHGVVGKFVEFYGEGLDHLPLADRATIANMAPEYGATCGFFPIDGETLRYLRNTGRDEDRIALVEAYAKANGMWRDAGYDPIYTSTLHLDMGEIVPAISGPKRPQDYLPLTDSASAFYKVVADYRGIDITDDAKDMTSEGGGIVAAPVDARKTVAVEGKDYTIRDGSVVIAAITSCTNTSNPYVMIGAGLVARKARALGLNRKPWVKTSLAPGSQVVGEYLQAAGLQEDLDAIGFNLVGYGCTTCIGNTGPLGDPAISKAINENDLVATAVLSGNRNFEGRISPDVRANFLASPPLVVAYAIAGDLNIDLSREPLGQTPAGEDVYLKDIWPTQQEIAELVEATVTRQAFLTKYADVFKGDENWQKVETTDTETYNWPPTSTYIQNPPYFRGMSPEKGSIQNIRGARILAILGDMITTDHISPAGSFKPTTPAGKYLEERQVAPKDFNSYGSRRGNHEVMMRGTFANIRIKNEMLDGVEGGYTLGPDGQQTSIFDASMAYQEAGVPLVIFGGIEYGAGSSRDWAAKGTNLLGVKAVIAESFERIHRSNLIGMGVVPFEFLAGENRKTLGLKGDEVIAIEGLEGKIEPRSTVPCHITYADGTSRTIQIKSRIDTAVEIEYLENGGVLHYVLRNLAKQ
- a CDS encoding 2'-deoxycytidine 5'-triphosphate deaminase — its product is MTGVLPHTQIQAMIDAAHIRPERPLAPGQLQPASLDLRLGTVAYRVRASFLAGTGRSVADRLAAFEMHRVDLTEGAVLEKGCVYVVPLMEELALPADVSAVANAKSSTGRLDLLTRTITDGGAEFDRVPAGYSGPLYAEICPRSFSVLVRAGMRLNQIRFRRGGAALDDDALRALHRRIPLVDGTPVISDGLAFSVDLSPARGTLVGYRAKPHTGVIDLDLIGHYDPADYWEEIHSKQGQIILDPGAFYILVSRESVCIPPDYAAEMSPYLAMVGEFRVHYAGFFDPGFGYAAAGGAGSRGVLEVRCHESPFVLEHGQIVGRLVYERMDAAPQQLYGAGIASNYQGQGLKLSKHFR
- the ihfA gene encoding integration host factor subunit alpha; translation: MSEKTLTRMDLAEAVHNKVGLSRNDSATLVETVLQHISDALVAGESVKISSFGTFSVREKSARVGRNPKTGIEVPINPRRVLTFRSSHLMKERVAHGDS